Genomic DNA from Hymenobacter jejuensis:
GCCACGGCGCACCGACGCATTACCTCCATGTCGGGCATGTCGTCGCCCATGTAGGCGATGTGCGCTGGGTCGAGGCGATGCACGTTGATGTAGGTGTTGAAGATCTTCATCTTGTCGTCGACACCCAGGTAGATATCGAGCACGTCCAGCGACTCCAAGCGCTTGCGCACGCCTTCTTCCTCGCGCCCCGAAATGACCACGATGCGGTAGCCCTTCCGCAAGGCATGCCGGATGGCATACCCGTCGCGAATATGAAAGGCACGGGCTTGCTCGCCGGAGTTCAGCGCCAATAAAGTACCGTCGGTCAGGACGCCATCCACATCGAGGACGAAGGCTTGCACGGTGGACAGGTCAGGCGGGGTAAGGGGGGCAGGCATCACCAGAGATAAGAAGAAACCGGTAGCGTAGCCAAAGTCGTATCCGTGAGGCAGTTAGGCTTTGGCCAATCGTAGCCGCCCGCAGGCAGCAACGACGAAGATTTGTAATTACTTAATAATCAATCACTTATTGATTATCGCGCCATTCATAAACCCACTTGGCCTGAATCTGTTCGAGGTGGCCTTCCGTGGCTTGTTCGCGGGTGCCTTCGAAGTTGGGCAGTGTGAGCACCCATTCCAGCAAATCGGTAAAACGGATCCGGTAGATTTTGTTTTCCGTGAAGTCGTCCCCAAATTTTTCGTAAAGCGCCATGGCGATGTCCTCGTGGTCGCTCCACTTCATGGGAGGCTCAAAGTGATTCATAGGGTAGGAATATCAGGTGGTAGGTTAGCCGTTAACTGGATGCTGATGCGATTATTCATAACCATTTGACAATCAAATGGTTATGAATAACAGAAGCCTTAATGTCCCAAGAACTCCTGTGGGGGCAGCAAGATTACCAGATCCTCGTTGCCTTGCACAACGCACTGGCACCCAAGGCGGGAATTGATGCGCGGATTGACGGCGCGATCGATGAAATCCTCTTCTTTATCGCTGATTTCGGGCAGGTCGTCTTCGCCCTGCAACACGTACACGTGGCAAGTGCTGCAACCGCAAACGCCGCCGCAATTATGCTGCAAGTGTATTCCGTTGTTGAGGGCAACGTCCAGCACCGATTCGCCCTGCGCCGCAACGTGCGTCTGATCGGGCTGGCCGTCCTGAAACTTAAAGGTGATATTGACAGCTTTCACGGCGTGACTTATTAAGCAAAGCTAAATGCGGGCACGAAGGTAGGCACCCCCGCCCCCGAATCAAAGCTACTTCGGGTCTTCGTTGTTTCGAGCCGGTGCTTGCGCTTGTTGCTGAATGCTGATTGTCAAGGCTTTGTATAAAGCCTGCCATTGTGGGTGGGCCGCCAGCGCAGCCTCGTGCCGGTGCAGCGTAGGCGTATCCTGGCGGGCAGCCGGGCCCGTCTGGACGGTAAAAGGTGGGTTGGCCAACGCCTTTTCTGTGGTTTCGCGCACCAAGGGCGCCAGCAAGTCGAAAGGCAAGCCGGCTTCCTGCATCAGCGCGTGGCTGATGCCCAGCACATGATTGGTGAAATTGCTGGCAAACACGGCCGCTACGTGTAGCGCCAAGCGCGCGGGCGTGGCCACCAACCGCACGTCGTGGCTCAGGCTGTGCGCCAGCCGAAGCAACGTGGCTTCGCCAACCGCTTCAGCGGCTTCGATACACAAGGGCACGGTTTCCCACGCTACCGCGCGGCCAGGACTGAACGTTTGCAGCGGGTAGAAAACACCTCCCCGCACCCCGGAATACGCCGCAAAAACGTCCAGTGGCAGCGCGCCGGCCGTGTGTGTCACTAACGCATTCATTGGAAAATGGGCCACTTGCAACACATTCGCAACGGCTGCATCGGGCACGGCCAGCACGAAAACATCGGCCTCCAGGTGCCGCAAATCGGGGTCGGTATCGGCCGTTGCGCCGTGTAGGCGTGCTGCCAAACTGGTAGCGCTAGCCGCCGAGCGACTCCAAATGTGCACCACCCGATGGCCTGCCTGCTCCAGCGCCGGTGCTAGGTGCGCGGCCACCCGCCCCGCCCCCAGCAACACCACGCGCAACGCGTTGGGAGAAGAAACAGCAGCAGTTGGGAGCGCAGGAAGTGGCAGCATACAAACGGACCAGTTTGGCAACTAGAAGTTTTTCTAAAAAAATCAGGACATTGTAAAGGAAGCTTTTGCAAACTTCCCGTAAGAAACTGTGTCTTTATACAGTTGTCAAAAGCGCTTTATTTCTCACTTACCTTATTTTCTTTCGGCATGAAACATACTTACGCTACGGGTGCTCTGCGAACTGCGAAAAGCGGCTGGTGGAGCGCCCTTCGATTAACGGGGCTCACGGCGTTGCTCGCAACGGTATTGGGGTCGTTTACGGCCCAAGCCCAGGATTTGAATTACAATGAGTACAGCGTCCAGATCGCGCAAGGTACTTACACCGATCTTGCCGCCACGGGCACAGCTATTACCACCACTAGCACCGACGACGCCAATTCGGCTGCACAGCCCATTGGCTTCACCTTCAACTACAACGGCGCCGCTTTTACGCAGTTTGTGTTGAACACGAACGGCTACCTGCGCCTAGGCAGCCAGAATCCGTCGGCTGCCAGCTATTTCAACGGTGCCGAGAACTACGGCGGCGGCCCACTCAACAGCGCCGATGCGGCCGATGTCAACCTGCTTCTGCCCTTCAACGTCGATTTGGTGGCCGGTGCCAGCCCAGCCGAATACCGGGTCGCGACTACGGGCACCGCGCCCAACCGCATCTGCACGATCCAGTGGAAGAATGTGAGCGACAAATCGCGCGACGGGGTGGTGACCAAATACACCAACTTTTCTTTTCAGGCGAAGCTGTACGAGGGCACCAACGTCATCGAGTTTGTGTACGATGTGCCTACTGCTGCTTCTATCGCCGCCAACCAAGACTTTTTCAAGGCGGCCGCCGTCGGCATCAAGGGTTCCGGAAAGGCTGCTAATCAAGCAGTTGTACTGCAAAAGTCTTCCGCCCAGGACTGGACCGAGGCTACGGCCTTAGGCCGCAACTACAGCGGCCCGGATGAGAACCGCTTCAACTTCCGGGCGAGCACCCGCCCAGCGGCCGGCACCACGTACCGCTTTACGCCTGGCCTGCCCCGCGACGGTGGCATTACGGCTATCTATACGTTAGGCCGGATTTCGCCCGAAGCGCTGCCCCACACGGTGAAAGCGGCCGTCATCAACTTTGGCACGGCGGCTTTCGCCAATGCTACGGCTACGCTCCAAGTAACCGGCGCCAATACCTTCACCAGTTCCAAAACGTTCTCGTTGGCCCGCGGCGAAGTGCGCGAAGTAGTATTCGATCCGTATCCGGCTACGTTGAACCCCGGCACCAACACGCTGACTGTAACGCTCACCAACGACGACGAAAACAGTGACAACAAGCTTACTACCTCGCAGGTCGTTACCACCAACCAGATCCTGTACACCGACCCAACCAAGGATTTGCAAGGCGGCCTGACCTACGGGGCAGCAAGCGGCCAACTAGCCGCGAAGTTTGTCATCAGCCAACCCACCACGGTAAGCGCCATCACAGCGCGGTTTAAGGACGTAGCGGGCAATACGGCCGCGTACCGGTTCTTGCTCTACGACGCAACCGGCCCCAACGGAACGCCGGGCAAAACTCTCTATACTTCCGATGTACAAACCCGCACGGCCGCGGGCGGCGAAGTAACGCTACCCGTGCCTAACGTTTTGGTTAACAGCCCTTTTTATGTGGCTATTGCGGAGCAAACCGGCGCTAGCAGCGGCATCGGGTATCAAATTGAATTCCCGTTGCGGAAGGCGACTTATTATGCCAACGATCTCAACAATGGTGGCTGGGATGAGTTTGGCGATGTGGGCTTAGAGGGCGCTCAGTTGGCTCTTGGTGTTACGTTCGGAGCAGCTCCGGCTTGCGGTGCGCCCATTAATGTGAGCCTGAGCAACATCACCGCAACCTCCGCGGCGGTCAATTTCACACCGACCAGTGGTACAGGACCTTACGTAGTAGAATACGGACCCAAAGGCTTTGCACTTGGCACGGGCACAACGGTAGCGGGCACTACTTCGCCCATCGCTCTGCCCGGTCTTACGGCAGGCACTACCTACGACGTTTACGTTCGCAAAAACTGTGGCGGCACGGCCGGTACCAGTGCCAACAACGGCCCTTATGCGCTCACGACGGCATGTCAGGCCGCGAGCACCGTACCCTACGCCGAGAATTTCGACGCCCGAACCGCCCCGGCTCTCCCCTGCGGTGTTACGGTCCTAGACGCCAATAATGATCAGTTTGGCTGGGAAGTGGCGCAAATACAAAGCACGCCTAGCACGCCCAATAGCATTGTGTACAGCTACAATAGCCTAGACCCCACGATTGGGGCCGATGATTGGTTCTTTACGCCGGCGCTTTCCCTCAGCGCGCTTCAGCAATACACGGTGTCGTTTAAGTACCGGGTGGGGGCTTTCAACAACGGACCAGCCATTCCCGAAGGCCTGGAAATCCGGTATGGTACCTCGCCTACGGTGGCGGGCATGCCGGCGGCCAATACCATATACACCAGCACTACCTTGGCGGCCCAAACCTTCACTGCGGTGAATTCGCAACCATTGCGCCCCACCGCCAACGGGCAGTATTATATTGGTTTCCACGCCATTAGCCCCGGCGACGCCTTCTTCCTTGCCATCGACGACATTGCCATTACGCCCACCGTGCTGTCTGTAAATACGGCTTTGTCGCGGGCCATCAATGCGTATCCGAACCCAACGACGGGCCGCCTGACTATCGACCTAGGCGCTACCAGTGCCCGCAAGGTGCAGGCAGCAGTAGTCAACTCGCTGGGCCAAGTCGTGTACACATGCACGCTCACCGGCAAACAGGACCAACTGGACCTTTCGGCACTCGCAGCCGGCATCTACACCCTGAAGCTTGACATTGACGGCGAAACGGCCGTGAAGCGCATTGCGGTGCAGAAATAAGAGCCTTACGTCCTTAAGCAATAAAAAAGCCGTGGCATATGCCACGGCTTTTTTATTGCAAACATTTGTCAATCAATTACTTATGCTACTTTCTCAGGCTGACGCAAAGCGCGAGGCCTGCGGGCAGTAGCTGGTTCTGGTATGGCAGCTACGGTTTCACGGGCTTCGCGCCGACGCCGCACAATGGCCATTCCGAAGCCCACTGCCATCAGCAACGTGCCGCTCCACAGCAGGTTGATGAAAGGCTTCTGCATGGCTTTCAGGATGATATAATCCTTCTGTGTGGTGCTCACTCCAAACGTGAACTTGCCCTTGGTGGGGTCTACGTTGACAAAGCTCAAGCGCAGACCGATGTCCTCTACCTCGTCCGGTACGCGGCCAATGAGGCGGTTGCGTACTACAAACACCGGGTGCACATGGTATTGCTTTTTCTCGCCGTACACCATAAAGTCGGCCTGAATCGCCAGATCGCCTTTTTTCAGGCCCAAGCCTGCGGTCTCGTGCGCTGGTTCTACGCCGCGGAATACGCCAAAATAATCGTTAACAAACAGCGTATCGCCCACCGACAGCACGTGCTCTTTCACTTCGCTCCAGTCCTTTTCCTTGTTTGGGTCGGGCGTGGCGGCGATGTGTGAGTAGATGTCGTGGGTCAGAAATTTCTTGATGTCAGGCGAAGCCAGAAGGCCGCCCATTTCCTCGTTAGCCTGCGCCCGCGGATACAAGACAAAGGCTTCGCCGGTTTTCTTGTCTTTGTATTCGACGCGGTAATACGTGTTTTCGGGCAGGATATTGAGTGTGTCGCCGGCTTTGTAATACACCTTGTCTCCTTGCTTGATATCGGCGCGGGCTAAGGCTTTATACTCATCGTCGGTGCGGAACAGCACTTCTTTGTTTACGTACTCGGGCAGGCCGGGCACTTCAAAATACTGACCGGTATAGCTCACGTCGTAGCCGTCCATCGGTGCCGATTCGTTGCGCCACAGCAGCACGTTGTCACGGTTGATTTCTTCCGTGAATTCACGCGAATACAGCAATCCCGACGAGTTCTTGGAGATGATGTTGGAATACCCAGCCGACGCCAAGATACCTAGCAGCATCAGCGCGATGCCGATGTGGGCCACCCCGCCGCCCGACAGGCTCACCTTCCGCTTCACCAACGTCAGGACCATGCTCAGGTTGGCCAGTACCCCAAACAAACCAGCCGTAAGTACCACAATGTATACCGGGCTGATTTGCAGCTTGTTGTAACGCACCAATAGAATAATCAGCGAAGCGCCTAGCAGGGTCAGGATACCCGGCACGGTGAGGGAGTTGGTCAAGCTTTCCTTGTCGTTTTTCTGCCACCACATCACCTGTGCAATGCCCGACAGCAGCGCGATCAGCACGCCCATCCACAGCTGGAACTTGGTATAGTGCGCAATCTGGTCGGCAGGCAGTGCCAAGTTGGACTTAATGCCCACAAAGCCCAGAAAAGCGTTGTATACTGGTATACTGGTAGTTACGAGCACCTGAAAAGCGCCCAAGCACAGCACCGTAGCACCTACAAACACCCACAGCTCGGAGTTGTAAGTGGTGAGCTCTTTATCAGTGATCGGGATTTCTTTCCAGCGATACCACAGCAAGCCGATAGCCAGCACCACAAACGCGGCGAGGTAGACAATCAGTTGGCCCGAAAGGCCCAAATCGGTAAACGAGTGGACGGAAGCATTGCCCAATACACCGCTGCGCGTCAGGAAAGTGGCGTAGAGCACCAACAGGAACGTGGTGATTACCAACACAAAAGAGGTACGCAACGCCGTTTTGCTGCGGCGCCACAGCACCATGCCGTGAACGGACGCCACCAGCACCAGCCATGGAATGTACACGGCGTTTTCAACGGGGTCCCAGTTCCAGTAGCCGCCGAAATTCAGCGTCTCGTAAGCCCAATACGCGCCCATCATGATGCCCACGCCCAGCACCAGGCCGCCAAACAGCGCCCAAGGCAACGCGGGCTTCACCCACTTGGTGAGCTCGCCTTTCCAGAGGCCGGCGATAGCGAAAGCAAACGGCACCAGCGTCAGGGCAAAGCCCAAGAACAGCGTCGGCGGGTGAATCACCATCCAGTAGTTCTGGAGCAACGGGTTCAGGCCTGTACCATCTTTCGGAACGAAATTCGGGTTGAGCTTGAAGACTGGCAGATCGGTCAGGAAGTCGCGCAGGAGAATGAAAGGCGATGAACCAATCTTCACGTTCAGCAGCACTACCCCCAAAATCATAGACGTCAGAAACAGCTGTACGAAGGCAAAAACGGCCATCACCGGCGCTTCCCACTTGCGGTTGAAGCGCATGATGGCCAGGCCCAAGCATACGTGCCAGAAAATCCAAAGCAGAAAGGAACCCTCCTGTCCTTCCCAGAAGCAGGAAATCATGTAGTACACCGGCAGGTGGTTGCTGGAGTGGCTCCAGGCATAATAATACTCGTACCGGTGGCTGTGAATAATGATGAACAAGCACGTAATGACCGACACCACGGCCGCCCCGTGCAGCAAGAAACTTCCGCGCGCAATGCGCAACCAAGAAGCGTCGGTTTCCCCCAGCGGCTGATTGCGGGCAGCCATGAAATAGGAATACGCCGCCACCGTAGCCGCCACAAACGCCACGATGATGCTCAGATGCCCGAAGTCGCCGATGAAGGTATTTAACATAAGTACTTGATTACTAAATAAATACAACTAACTGTTCGAAACCGATCTTGATGTTCCAAACAGCCAGGGTTGTGCTGACTTTTCTTCTAGTTGACTGAAGCCGTCGCGCCTTTGATGTCCTTCTCAACGTACTTGGACGGGCACTTCAGCAGGATTTTGTCGGCCACGAATACGTTGTTGCGCATGGAGCCGGTGATCACGATTTGTTCGGATTTGTCGAAATCCTGAGGCTTGGGGTTGAAATACACCACGCGTTGCGCAATGCGATTGGTATCTACCAGCGTGAAAGCGAAGTAGTTGGGATCAAGCGTCGGGTTGTACTCAAGGCCCAGAATCCGCTGCCCGTCGCGGGGCAAGCGACCGACGACGTGCACTTTGGTCGGGCTGCCTTCCGCCGCTAATTCGCGGGCTTCTTTAAAAGAAACGTATTGGCTGACGTCGCCAGCGGTGCTGAGAATGATACCAATTGCGGCTGCAATGACCGCCAAAACGAGGATATGCGATTTTTTCATGGAGCTTGTACAGCGAAAAACGCGGCGCCGGCATCGTTGTAGCCGGCTGTTCTGAACAACCAAATCGGCCCGAAAAATCCGTCGGACTTACGGAAAATATTATTTAGTCGCGCACCTCGCGTTCGAGGCGGCTGATCTTACGGTCTAGGGAGATCAGGTAAGCCAGCAGGCCCACCAACACCGTCACGATTACGGCCACCACGACATAGATTTTGCCACTTTGACGCATGGCATCGGCCATTTCGGGAGCATCGGCGGTGGCCGTCTGGGCCAAGGCCTGCCACACCGGAAGTACCAGCGCGGCTAGGAGCAGCAGGGCGCTACGCAAGCTGTTTTTCATAAATCTTTTGTTTCAAAAACGTCAGGCGGGTAGATACCTGCGTGATCCAAACGCCCAGCAACGTCCAGCCGATCACGGCCGGATAGAATACCAAGCGCATGTTATTGTCGAGGTCGTACTTGCTGAAACCAGGGTTGCCGCCGGCACCGGGATGCAACGAATCCTGCATGCGGGGCAGGATAAACAACAGCGGAATGGCCGCCGCGTAGGCGAATATGTTGTAGATGGCGCTCACGCGGGCGCGCTGCTGCTCATCCGTAAAGGACGACCGCAGCACGAGGTAAGCTCCATAAATCAGCATGGCAATGGCGGCACCGTTCAGGCGCGGATCGGAAGCCACCCACCACGCACCCCACGTGAAGCGCGCCCACGTGCTGCCCGTAAGTAACCCCAAGATCCCCAGCACCATACCGGTTTTGGCCGATTCGTGGGCCAGCACATCCAGCCGGTTGGTGGGCGTGCGCAGGTAACGGATGGAGTAAATCATGGACGTGGTCAGGATGATGGTCATCGCAAACCACATGGGCACGTGGAAGTAGAGGTTACGGATGGTCTCGTTGAGAATCGCCAGCCGGGGTACGTGTGCCAACAAGCCGGCAACGGCTGTGTACAGCAGCAGAATCACCGTCAGGGCTTTCCACCAGTTTTTTTTCATGTTTGAGAGCGTGCGAAGCAGAGGTGTTAGAAGAAGGAAAGGTCGGGGCAAGCAGGTGGATAAAAAATGAGGATTGTCATGTTTTACCCACTGATTTTAGGGGCTGTGGCCGGTGGTGCCTTTTTGGCGCAAATCCCTCATAGTAAACAATCTAAGCGCTGTTTTCTCTTTCAGTTAAGATATCAACTGCGCCACAAAAAAGGAAATAGTAGATAGGAAACGGCTCCCACGATCATGTTCAGGGCAACCAGCGTCAGCAAGGAGCTTTTGCTGGATTGAAATTCCAGGCCGTCCAGTGCATTTTTGGATACTTTGATGAGCAGCAACAGCATCGGAATCATGATGGGAAACCCGAGCACGGCCATTAAAGTGCTACTGTTCGTGGCTTTTGACGCAATGCCTGAAACCAGCGTAAGCGTGGAGGCAAAACCCAGCGCGCCAAGCATCACGTTGCCCAAAAACAGGGTCAGGTCTTGCACCGGATTGCCTAATACCAAGGCGTAAGCGCCAAAGCCGATCAGAGCTAATCCCAACAGCAGCAAGGTGTTATAACTGATCTTAGCCAAAATCACGGCCTGCGGGCGCACCAGCGCATAGTAGTAGAGCTGCCGTCCGCGGCTCTCCTGCAAAAATCCTTTGGCTACCGCATTGACGGCCGTGAAGAGCAGGATAATCCAGAACAGCGCATTCCAGGCTGGGGCCGGGAGCTGGCCACCCCGAAGCGCAAAGCTCAGGTAGCACACAAATACGGTGCTGCCTACATAAAGCAACATGCCGCTAAGCGCCGCCCGCTGCCGCAACTCCAAGCGGAAGTCCTTCTGAATCAAATACCAAATCTCACGGAGGAGCAGCACGGCGCAGCGGATAGTGAAAGGGGCTGCAAAGATACAACGCGTTTGGTTGTTAGCCGCTAGTTGAGTTGGCTTGGTTACCTGACCCGGTATCGGCTACTAGTTAGCCTTATTCGACGCTGGCAGTATCAGACCGGGGCTCGTGAGTAGCTGCGCTGGGCATGCCGAGGCCTAAAACAAAAAGGCCCGGAATATTCCGGGCCTTTTCATAACTATTTATTAATCAAGCACTTGCTAGAAGTCATAACCGAGGGAGAAATAAAACTTCGGCCCTCTCTGCACATAGTCTTCCTGGCCCCAGGCAATGTCGGCTTTGCCGTAGAAGCCAAGCAACGTTGTGCGGATGCCAGCACCATAACCAAGTAGCAGCGGGTTGCGGAAGTTGACCACGGTAGCCGTAAAAGCGTTGCCGTTGCCACCGGTTACCTGCGTGTTAAAGGAATTATTCTCGTTGAACGGGTTAGAACCCGAGTACGCCGAGCCTGCGTCGCCGAAAGCCGTGAGTTGCAGGTTGCGGAAGAAGCCCGACGTAATGGGCTTACGCGAGAGATACTGGATGATCGGCACGCGCAGCTCCGAGTTGAACAGCACATACTTAGGCCCCGTGCGCTTGTTGTAGTTGAAGCCGCGCATGTTCGTCACGAACTGTTGGTAGAAGATCTGTGTCGGGTCGATGCGCGACGGATCGTAGAGGTCGCGCTGGGCGCCTTCGTAGCGATTGTTGAGCCAGTTGTCCATACCGCCGAGGCGGAACGTCTGGGCTGCCGACCCAAAGAACTGGCCATAGCTGGCGCGGTTGGCCCAAATAATCTGCCGGTGAATCTTCTGGTAATGCCGCAAGTCGACGTATAGCTTCCCAAATGACAAGTTCTTGTCATCCAAGCTATTGAGCTGCTGCACCCCGACCTTCATGCGCGTGCCTTCCAGCATATTTACGCCGGTGGCAATAGCGTTGTCGAACACCAACTCACCGCTTACGCCTAGGTAATTGCGGCTTACATCGAGCGTGTCGGAAAAATAATTGAGCATGGTGCGCGTCACGTTGACGAAACGCGGCCCTACCCGAACGCTGACGTTGTGCGTGAGCGGATAAGCAATGGTAGGCGATACCTCATGGCGGCCGTAGCGTACGCGGCCATTAGACTCAGTATCAAAGAAATACGCTTGTTTCTGATACCCAATGCTCCAGTCGTAGCGGTGGCGCAGGTTGGTGTATTCGGCGAAGATGTTGCTGGTTTTCAGATCGGTCAGCGCGAAAATCCCAGCCTTAATGCGGTGATCTTCAAACAGATCGGACATGTTGGCCTGCCCAATCAAGCCGAAGCCCAGCAACGGATCGACGTACAGCGACGACACCACGTTATCAACGCTGAAGCGCGTATCGTAGCGGAACGGCCCAAGCGTACCCGTCGCGTCGGTGGGCGCAGCCGTTGGCAACGCCACTACCGTAGCCGAGCGTTTGCGCCGAGAAGGTGCCTGCGAAGCCGGAATATCCTCGTCGAACTTGTAGTCGTTGGTATTGACCTGCTCCTCGGTTTTGCGGGGCGGTTGGGCAGCAGCAGTACTATCCGCGACTACCGGAGCCGGATTTTGGCTCAGCCCGGTCGAATCGGTGGGTTGCACCACGGGAGGGACCGGCACGGCGGCTTTCTTGGGCCGCGACCGATCTTCTAGCGTTTCCTGGCGTGCCGTTTTGTAGAGA
This window encodes:
- a CDS encoding KdsC family phosphatase, with the translated sequence MPAPLTPPDLSTVQAFVLDVDGVLTDGTLLALNSGEQARAFHIRDGYAIRHALRKGYRIVVISGREEEGVRKRLESLDVLDIYLGVDDKMKIFNTYINVHRLDPAHIAYMGDDMPDMEVMRRCAVAACPIDAASDVLAISNYVATKGGGQGAVRELIEAVMKAQKTW
- the iscX gene encoding Fe-S cluster assembly protein IscX, with product MNHFEPPMKWSDHEDIAMALYEKFGDDFTENKIYRIRFTDLLEWVLTLPNFEGTREQATEGHLEQIQAKWVYEWRDNQ
- a CDS encoding 2Fe-2S iron-sulfur cluster-binding protein; the protein is MKAVNITFKFQDGQPDQTHVAAQGESVLDVALNNGIHLQHNCGGVCGCSTCHVYVLQGEDDLPEISDKEEDFIDRAVNPRINSRLGCQCVVQGNEDLVILLPPQEFLGH
- a CDS encoding Rossmann-like and DUF2520 domain-containing protein, whose protein sequence is MLPLPALPTAAVSSPNALRVVLLGAGRVAAHLAPALEQAGHRVVHIWSRSAASATSLAARLHGATADTDPDLRHLEADVFVLAVPDAAVANVLQVAHFPMNALVTHTAGALPLDVFAAYSGVRGGVFYPLQTFSPGRAVAWETVPLCIEAAEAVGEATLLRLAHSLSHDVRLVATPARLALHVAAVFASNFTNHVLGISHALMQEAGLPFDLLAPLVRETTEKALANPPFTVQTGPAARQDTPTLHRHEAALAAHPQWQALYKALTISIQQQAQAPARNNEDPK
- a CDS encoding T9SS-dependent choice-of-anchor J family protein; amino-acid sequence: MKHTYATGALRTAKSGWWSALRLTGLTALLATVLGSFTAQAQDLNYNEYSVQIAQGTYTDLAATGTAITTTSTDDANSAAQPIGFTFNYNGAAFTQFVLNTNGYLRLGSQNPSAASYFNGAENYGGGPLNSADAADVNLLLPFNVDLVAGASPAEYRVATTGTAPNRICTIQWKNVSDKSRDGVVTKYTNFSFQAKLYEGTNVIEFVYDVPTAASIAANQDFFKAAAVGIKGSGKAANQAVVLQKSSAQDWTEATALGRNYSGPDENRFNFRASTRPAAGTTYRFTPGLPRDGGITAIYTLGRISPEALPHTVKAAVINFGTAAFANATATLQVTGANTFTSSKTFSLARGEVREVVFDPYPATLNPGTNTLTVTLTNDDENSDNKLTTSQVVTTNQILYTDPTKDLQGGLTYGAASGQLAAKFVISQPTTVSAITARFKDVAGNTAAYRFLLYDATGPNGTPGKTLYTSDVQTRTAAGGEVTLPVPNVLVNSPFYVAIAEQTGASSGIGYQIEFPLRKATYYANDLNNGGWDEFGDVGLEGAQLALGVTFGAAPACGAPINVSLSNITATSAAVNFTPTSGTGPYVVEYGPKGFALGTGTTVAGTTSPIALPGLTAGTTYDVYVRKNCGGTAGTSANNGPYALTTACQAASTVPYAENFDARTAPALPCGVTVLDANNDQFGWEVAQIQSTPSTPNSIVYSYNSLDPTIGADDWFFTPALSLSALQQYTVSFKYRVGAFNNGPAIPEGLEIRYGTSPTVAGMPAANTIYTSTTLAAQTFTAVNSQPLRPTANGQYYIGFHAISPGDAFFLAIDDIAITPTVLSVNTALSRAINAYPNPTTGRLTIDLGATSARKVQAAVVNSLGQVVYTCTLTGKQDQLDLSALAAGIYTLKLDIDGETAVKRIAVQK
- the ccsA gene encoding cytochrome c biogenesis protein CcsA, producing the protein MLNTFIGDFGHLSIIVAFVAATVAAYSYFMAARNQPLGETDASWLRIARGSFLLHGAAVVSVITCLFIIIHSHRYEYYYAWSHSSNHLPVYYMISCFWEGQEGSFLLWIFWHVCLGLAIMRFNRKWEAPVMAVFAFVQLFLTSMILGVVLLNVKIGSSPFILLRDFLTDLPVFKLNPNFVPKDGTGLNPLLQNYWMVIHPPTLFLGFALTLVPFAFAIAGLWKGELTKWVKPALPWALFGGLVLGVGIMMGAYWAYETLNFGGYWNWDPVENAVYIPWLVLVASVHGMVLWRRSKTALRTSFVLVITTFLLVLYATFLTRSGVLGNASVHSFTDLGLSGQLIVYLAAFVVLAIGLLWYRWKEIPITDKELTTYNSELWVFVGATVLCLGAFQVLVTTSIPVYNAFLGFVGIKSNLALPADQIAHYTKFQLWMGVLIALLSGIAQVMWWQKNDKESLTNSLTVPGILTLLGASLIILLVRYNKLQISPVYIVVLTAGLFGVLANLSMVLTLVKRKVSLSGGGVAHIGIALMLLGILASAGYSNIISKNSSGLLYSREFTEEINRDNVLLWRNESAPMDGYDVSYTGQYFEVPGLPEYVNKEVLFRTDDEYKALARADIKQGDKVYYKAGDTLNILPENTYYRVEYKDKKTGEAFVLYPRAQANEEMGGLLASPDIKKFLTHDIYSHIAATPDPNKEKDWSEVKEHVLSVGDTLFVNDYFGVFRGVEPAHETAGLGLKKGDLAIQADFMVYGEKKQYHVHPVFVVRNRLIGRVPDEVEDIGLRLSFVNVDPTKGKFTFGVSTTQKDYIILKAMQKPFINLLWSGTLLMAVGFGMAIVRRRREARETVAAIPEPATARRPRALRQPEKVA
- a CDS encoding cytochrome c maturation protein CcmE domain-containing protein, with protein sequence MKKSHILVLAVIAAAIGIILSTAGDVSQYVSFKEARELAAEGSPTKVHVVGRLPRDGQRILGLEYNPTLDPNYFAFTLVDTNRIAQRVVYFNPKPQDFDKSEQIVITGSMRNNVFVADKILLKCPSKYVEKDIKGATASVN
- a CDS encoding CcmD family protein, with the translated sequence MKNSLRSALLLLAALVLPVWQALAQTATADAPEMADAMRQSGKIYVVVAVIVTVLVGLLAYLISLDRKISRLEREVRD
- the ccsA gene encoding cytochrome c biogenesis protein CcsA, whose translation is MKKNWWKALTVILLLYTAVAGLLAHVPRLAILNETIRNLYFHVPMWFAMTIILTTSMIYSIRYLRTPTNRLDVLAHESAKTGMVLGILGLLTGSTWARFTWGAWWVASDPRLNGAAIAMLIYGAYLVLRSSFTDEQQRARVSAIYNIFAYAAAIPLLFILPRMQDSLHPGAGGNPGFSKYDLDNNMRLVFYPAVIGWTLLGVWITQVSTRLTFLKQKIYEKQLA
- a CDS encoding heme exporter protein CcmB, which translates into the protein MQKDFRLELRQRAALSGMLLYVGSTVFVCYLSFALRGGQLPAPAWNALFWIILLFTAVNAVAKGFLQESRGRQLYYYALVRPQAVILAKISYNTLLLLGLALIGFGAYALVLGNPVQDLTLFLGNVMLGALGFASTLTLVSGIASKATNSSTLMAVLGFPIMIPMLLLLIKVSKNALDGLEFQSSKSSLLTLVALNMIVGAVSYLLFPFLWRS